A window of Polaribacter litorisediminis contains these coding sequences:
- a CDS encoding helix-turn-helix domain-containing protein, which yields MEAIILSSQQYTDLVNRLESLNRKIEEKQKSPNDTFLDNQEFLQLMNISKRTAQSWRDEGKVSFSQIGSKIYYRMSDVQKLLDKNYKAAFSSKKRNY from the coding sequence ATGGAAGCAATTATTTTAAGCTCACAACAGTACACAGATTTAGTAAATCGTTTAGAATCTTTAAACAGAAAAATCGAAGAAAAGCAGAAGTCGCCAAACGACACATTTCTCGACAATCAAGAATTTCTTCAACTAATGAATATTAGCAAAAGAACAGCGCAATCCTGGAGAGATGAAGGTAAAGTATCATTCTCTCAAATAGGTTCAAAAATCTATTACAGAATGAGCGATGTACAAAAGCTTTTAGACAAAAACTACAAAGCAGCATTTTCTAGTAAAAAAAGAAATTATTAA
- a CDS encoding site-specific integrase — MSSIKLILRNNKIDKAGEAPLYLRVIKDRKTKFISLSLKLKPNEWDEDKQKVKKNHSNSARLNAYISQKVADAKGEIADLERRNLSTSARKLKEAIKGKPLTNFFKYSYNRCEKQKDTLAFSTYRAYKTYLKKFENFVGHSDLMFEDITVTTLKDYASYCSSKLGNSNTTINFSLKIMNIMFKEAQREDLIPIDLFPFNKFAVKKEKSKRCYLNAEQFQSFMDLEVSNQYKAQIIKDMFIFSVFAGGLRFGDVIELKWKNYDKNAGRITKIIRKTGRQHSVKIGQKAIDILENYRHKDQKQEDIIFPFANIDDVYFTDKEHRSLLTGRAIALSYLYLKKMGKKLELPFSLSFHISRHTFATRALNNGMRIEHVSKLMDHSDIGITQVYAKIISSELDNAVDKYIN; from the coding sequence ATGTCTTCAATAAAACTAATTTTAAGAAATAACAAGATAGATAAGGCAGGAGAAGCTCCTCTTTATTTAAGAGTTATCAAAGACCGCAAAACTAAATTCATTTCGTTAAGCCTAAAATTAAAGCCAAATGAATGGGATGAAGATAAGCAAAAAGTAAAGAAGAATCACAGTAATTCTGCAAGATTAAATGCTTACATATCTCAAAAGGTTGCAGATGCAAAAGGAGAAATAGCAGATTTAGAAAGGAGAAACCTATCTACATCAGCAAGAAAATTAAAAGAGGCTATAAAAGGGAAACCTTTAACAAATTTCTTTAAATATTCGTATAATCGCTGCGAGAAGCAAAAAGACACTTTAGCGTTTTCAACTTACAGAGCATATAAAACCTACTTAAAGAAATTTGAAAATTTTGTTGGTCATAGTGATTTGATGTTTGAAGATATTACAGTAACAACCCTAAAGGATTATGCATCCTATTGCAGCTCTAAATTAGGTAATAGTAATACAACAATAAATTTCTCTTTAAAGATTATGAATATAATGTTTAAGGAAGCGCAGAGAGAGGATTTAATACCGATAGATTTATTTCCTTTCAATAAGTTCGCAGTAAAAAAAGAAAAGAGTAAAAGGTGTTATTTGAATGCTGAACAGTTTCAAAGTTTTATGGATTTAGAAGTTTCTAACCAATACAAAGCACAGATTATAAAAGATATGTTTATCTTTTCCGTTTTTGCAGGTGGTTTAAGGTTTGGTGATGTGATAGAATTAAAATGGAAAAATTATGATAAAAATGCGGGCAGAATAACTAAGATTATTAGAAAAACAGGTAGACAGCATAGTGTTAAAATAGGTCAAAAGGCAATAGATATTTTAGAAAATTACAGGCACAAAGACCAGAAGCAAGAGGATATTATTTTTCCTTTTGCAAATATTGATGATGTTTATTTTACAGACAAAGAACACAGAAGTTTACTAACGGGAAGAGCAATTGCTTTAAGCTATTTGTATCTTAAAAAAATGGGTAAGAAATTAGAGTTACCTTTCAGTTTATCATTCCATATAAGCAGACATACATTTGCTACTCGGGCATTAAATAATGGTATGCGAATAGAACACGTTTCTAAACTTATGGACCATTCTGATATTGGTATTACACAAGTGTATGCAAAAATTATTAGCAGTGAGTTAGATAATGCAGTGGATAAATATATTAATTAG
- a CDS encoding S66 peptidase family protein has product MSFTLSSAQLKQVKLIQPTYLKAGDTIAIVAPAGILKGRQATIQRAQKLAESWGLKVVLGKNLYNQNNHFSGTDQERCQDFQEALDNPNIKAIWSARGGYGSVRILDLLDFTTFKQNPKWVIGYSDITAFHNHIHNLGFETLHAMMPTSLEEEPETIVETIASFKKVLFGEEISYTIPSSTDNRTLASKEIHGQIIGGNLAILASMLGSESQLNTKNKILFIEEIGEYKYSIDRMLQSLKRAGYFTKVNAVLIGNMSLIKKNSTAWGSSIEQLILEAIPENIPVLFHFPAGHEADNRALIFGKNIRIEINNKQYSVHFKEMY; this is encoded by the coding sequence ATGAGTTTTACGTTATCATCTGCTCAATTAAAACAGGTTAAATTAATACAGCCTACTTATTTAAAAGCTGGCGATACGATTGCCATTGTGGCTCCTGCCGGAATTTTAAAAGGCAGACAAGCAACCATTCAAAGAGCGCAAAAATTGGCAGAAAGTTGGGGTTTAAAAGTAGTTTTAGGAAAGAATTTGTACAATCAAAATAATCATTTTTCTGGAACCGATCAGGAACGTTGTCAAGATTTTCAAGAGGCTTTAGACAATCCAAATATCAAAGCAATTTGGTCGGCAAGAGGAGGTTACGGTTCTGTTAGAATTTTAGATTTGTTAGATTTTACAACGTTTAAACAAAACCCGAAATGGGTTATCGGGTATTCTGATATTACAGCGTTTCACAACCATATTCACAATTTAGGTTTCGAAACTTTGCATGCAATGATGCCAACAAGTTTAGAAGAAGAACCAGAGACGATTGTAGAAACAATTGCCAGTTTTAAAAAAGTGCTTTTTGGCGAAGAAATTTCATATACAATTCCGTCATCAACAGACAATAGAACTTTAGCATCCAAAGAAATACATGGACAAATTATTGGTGGAAACTTAGCAATTTTAGCATCGATGTTAGGTTCAGAAAGTCAACTAAATACTAAAAATAAGATTCTATTTATTGAAGAAATTGGCGAGTACAAATATTCGATTGATAGAATGCTACAGAGTTTAAAACGCGCAGGATATTTCACAAAAGTAAATGCTGTACTTATAGGAAATATGTCTTTAATCAAAAAGAATTCTACAGCATGGGGAAGTTCTATTGAGCAGTTAATTTTAGAAGCTATTCCAGAAAACATTCCTGTTTTATTCCATTTTCCTGCAGGTCATGAAGCAGATAATCGAGCTTTGATTTTTGGAAAAAATATACGTATCGAAATCAATAATAAACAATATTCAGTTCATTTTAAAGAAATGTATTAA
- a CDS encoding class I SAM-dependent DNA methyltransferase — MALSWNEIKDRALKFSIEWAEESKERAEKDSFWNDFFNVFGISRRRVATFEEPVKKLSGNQGFIDLFWKGTLLVEHKSKGKSLDKAFEQATDYFPGLKEHELPKYILVSDFDKIKLFDLDEGTEHEFLVSELYNNVKLFGFIAGYQKRIFQEEDPVNIKAAELMGKLHDQLEAFGYEGHHLEVYLVRLLFILFADDTSIFEKDIFKEFLYQKTNEDGSDLGALMAQFFQVLNTPKEKRFKNLDEHLNQFPYVNGKLFEETLPIASFNSKMRGILFEACALDWGKISPAIFGSLFQSVMNPEERRNLGAHYTSEKNIFKLIKPLFLDELRAEFEKVKSNSKKLKEFHYKLSKLKFLDPACGSGNFLIITYRELRLLEIEVLRELFKKGEQVLDVSSILWLDVDQFYGIEYDEFAAKIAEVAMWLIDHQMNMLVSEEFGQYFARLPLKKAAKILHADALEVDWNELVPKDQLSYIIGNPPFIGSNIMKKEQRNQIVKLFENKSGGGTLDYVVGWYILASKYILNTNIKAAFVSTNSIVQGEQTSLLWGLLQKKYGIVIHFAHRTFKWNNEAKGNAAVYCVIVGFANYNTSNKVIFDYEDIKGDAQILKVKNINAYLVDSENILIGKNRKPICDAPYIIKGNYYAKSKGLIVEEKDLPFLLENEPKAKQWIKKLIGASEFINSKKRYCLWLIDCPPNELRSMPFVMERINQVRLDRLKSTDKGMQHLTPTQFRETNNPDRCLVIPVVSSENRKYIPMGFIDKDTISTNSNLIMPNAEMYHFGMLMSEIHMAWVKYTCGRLKSDFRYSKDLVYNNYPWPKEISEKNKKKVEEKAQKVLDVRAEFPESSLADLYHQLSMPPKLAKAHQALDKAVDLCYRPQAFINESTRVEFLFDLYNQYTAPLLTEKKTKKKK; from the coding sequence ATGGCATTAAGCTGGAACGAAATAAAAGACCGAGCCTTAAAATTCTCAATTGAATGGGCAGAAGAATCAAAAGAACGCGCCGAAAAAGATAGTTTTTGGAATGACTTTTTTAATGTTTTCGGAATATCACGCAGGCGTGTTGCCACTTTTGAGGAACCTGTTAAAAAATTAAGCGGAAATCAAGGTTTTATTGACCTTTTTTGGAAAGGAACGCTGCTTGTTGAACATAAATCGAAAGGAAAAAGTTTAGACAAAGCTTTTGAACAAGCAACCGATTATTTTCCTGGACTTAAAGAACACGAACTGCCCAAATACATTTTAGTTTCTGATTTTGACAAAATCAAACTTTTTGACCTTGATGAAGGTACTGAACACGAATTTCTTGTTTCAGAATTGTATAATAATGTAAAACTGTTTGGCTTTATAGCAGGGTATCAAAAAAGAATCTTTCAAGAAGAAGATCCGGTAAATATAAAGGCAGCAGAATTAATGGGTAAATTGCATGATCAGCTCGAAGCGTTTGGTTATGAAGGGCATCATTTAGAAGTGTATTTAGTTCGGTTGCTTTTTATTTTGTTTGCAGACGATACCAGTATTTTTGAGAAAGATATCTTTAAAGAATTTTTATACCAAAAAACAAATGAAGATGGCAGTGATCTGGGAGCCTTAATGGCGCAATTTTTTCAAGTTTTAAATACACCAAAAGAAAAACGATTTAAAAACCTAGACGAGCATTTAAATCAATTTCCGTATGTAAATGGTAAGTTGTTTGAAGAGACTTTACCTATTGCCTCTTTCAATTCTAAAATGCGAGGCATTTTGTTTGAGGCTTGTGCTTTAGATTGGGGTAAAATATCGCCTGCAATTTTTGGTTCGCTTTTTCAAAGTGTTATGAACCCTGAAGAACGAAGAAATTTAGGTGCACATTATACTTCAGAAAAGAATATTTTTAAACTGATTAAACCGCTTTTTCTTGATGAGTTAAGAGCCGAATTCGAAAAAGTAAAATCAAACTCAAAGAAGCTAAAAGAATTTCATTATAAACTTTCAAAATTAAAATTTCTAGATCCGGCGTGTGGTAGTGGTAATTTTTTAATTATTACCTACAGAGAATTACGTTTGTTAGAAATTGAAGTTTTGCGAGAACTCTTTAAAAAAGGAGAACAAGTTTTAGATGTTTCCTCTATTCTTTGGTTAGATGTAGACCAATTTTACGGAATTGAGTATGACGAATTTGCAGCAAAAATAGCCGAAGTTGCTATGTGGTTGATAGACCACCAAATGAACATGCTCGTAAGTGAGGAGTTCGGACAGTATTTTGCGCGTTTACCATTAAAAAAAGCGGCTAAAATTTTGCATGCTGATGCTCTTGAAGTTGATTGGAATGAATTAGTTCCTAAAGACCAATTATCTTATATAATTGGTAATCCACCCTTCATAGGTTCTAATATAATGAAGAAAGAACAGAGAAATCAAATAGTGAAATTATTTGAAAATAAATCTGGTGGAGGAACTCTAGATTATGTTGTAGGATGGTACATCTTAGCTTCAAAATATATCTTAAACACAAATATTAAAGCTGCTTTTGTTTCTACTAATTCTATTGTTCAAGGAGAACAAACAAGCTTACTTTGGGGTTTACTACAAAAAAAATATGGTATTGTAATTCATTTTGCTCATAGAACTTTTAAATGGAACAATGAAGCTAAAGGTAATGCAGCTGTTTATTGTGTAATTGTTGGATTTGCCAATTATAATACTTCTAATAAAGTAATTTTTGACTATGAAGATATTAAAGGAGATGCTCAAATTCTTAAAGTAAAAAACATTAATGCATATTTAGTCGATTCCGAAAATATATTAATAGGAAAAAACAGGAAACCTATATGTGATGCACCATATATAATTAAGGGTAATTATTATGCAAAAAGCAAAGGTTTGATTGTTGAAGAAAAAGACTTACCCTTTTTATTAGAGAACGAACCAAAAGCAAAACAATGGATAAAAAAGTTGATAGGTGCAAGTGAATTTATCAATAGCAAAAAGAGATATTGCCTTTGGTTAATTGACTGTCCACCAAATGAGTTGAGAAGTATGCCATTTGTAATGGAACGTATTAACCAAGTCAGATTAGATAGATTAAAGAGTACAGATAAAGGTATGCAGCACCTTACACCAACTCAATTTAGAGAAACAAACAATCCTGATAGGTGCCTTGTAATCCCTGTGGTTTCATCAGAAAATAGAAAATATATTCCAATGGGGTTTATTGATAAAGATACAATTTCAACAAATAGTAATCTCATAATGCCAAATGCAGAAATGTATCATTTTGGAATGCTAATGTCTGAAATACATATGGCTTGGGTAAAATACACTTGTGGTCGTTTAAAAAGTGATTTCAGATATTCTAAAGATTTAGTGTATAATAATTACCCTTGGCCAAAAGAAATAAGTGAAAAGAACAAAAAGAAAGTTGAAGAAAAAGCGCAAAAAGTATTAGATGTACGAGCAGAATTTCCAGAAAGTAGTTTGGCAGATTTGTATCATCAATTATCAATGCCTCCAAAATTAGCGAAGGCACATCAAGCGTTAGACAAAGCAGTAGATTTATGTTACAGACCCCAAGCTTTTATAAATGAAAGCACACGTGTAGAGTTTTTGTTTGATTTGTACAATCAATACACAGCGCCTTTGTTAACCGAGAAGAAAACCAAAAAAAAGAAATAG
- a CDS encoding Uma2 family endonuclease: MKNSVEEPILDYGKVYTYADYLKWRFKERVEIIKGKVFKMSPAPARIHQRTSSELSRIFLNFFYKSECKVYIAPFDVRLVDKKKNSIKDEDIITVFQPDLSVICDKNKLDKRGCIGAPDLIIEILSPSNSNREMKNKYELYEENGVQEYWIVDYVYKTIHRYVLKDDIYIGLKPLIAEETATSYIFPELSFLVGEIFEE, encoded by the coding sequence ATGAAAAATTCTGTTGAAGAACCAATTTTAGATTACGGAAAAGTATATACCTACGCAGATTATTTAAAATGGCGTTTTAAAGAACGTGTTGAAATTATAAAAGGTAAAGTTTTTAAAATGTCTCCTGCTCCTGCAAGAATTCATCAACGCACTTCGAGTGAATTAAGTAGAATTTTTCTGAATTTTTTCTATAAATCTGAATGCAAAGTTTATATCGCTCCTTTTGATGTTCGTTTGGTTGATAAAAAGAAAAACTCAATTAAAGACGAAGACATCATTACCGTTTTTCAACCTGATTTATCTGTAATTTGTGATAAAAATAAGTTAGATAAACGAGGCTGTATTGGTGCACCCGATTTAATTATTGAAATTTTATCTCCCAGTAATTCTAACAGAGAAATGAAAAACAAATACGAATTATATGAAGAAAATGGTGTACAAGAATATTGGATTGTAGACTATGTTTACAAAACCATACATCGTTATGTTTTAAAAGACGATATTTATATAGGTTTAAAGCCATTGATTGCAGAAGAAACTGCAACAAGTTATATTTTTCCTGAATTAAGTTTTTTGGTTGGTGAAATTTTTGAAGAGTAA
- a CDS encoding Uma2 family endonuclease has translation MKNSVEEPILDYGKVYTYADYLKWRFKERVEIIKGKVFKMSPAPARNHQFTSRELGRIFVNFFHKTTCEVYIAPFDVRLVDKKKNSTKDEDIITVFQPDLCVICDKNKLDKLGCIGAPDLIIEILSPSNSNREMKNKYELYEENGVKEYWIVDYVYKTIHRYVLKDDIYIGLKPLIAEETATSYIFPELSFLVGEIFEE, from the coding sequence ATGAAAAATTCTGTTGAAGAACCAATTTTAGATTACGGAAAAGTATATACCTACGCAGATTATTTAAAATGGCGTTTTAAAGAACGTGTTGAAATTATAAAAGGTAAAGTTTTTAAAATGTCTCCTGCTCCTGCAAGAAACCATCAATTTACCTCAAGAGAATTAGGAAGAATATTTGTTAATTTTTTTCATAAAACAACATGTGAAGTCTATATTGCTCCTTTTGATGTTCGTTTGGTTGATAAAAAGAAAAACTCTACAAAAGACGAAGACATCATTACCGTTTTTCAACCTGATTTATGTGTAATTTGTGATAAAAATAAATTAGATAAACTAGGCTGTATTGGTGCACCAGATTTAATTATTGAAATTTTATCTCCCAGTAATTCTAACAGAGAAATGAAAAATAAATACGAATTATATGAAGAAAATGGTGTAAAAGAATATTGGATTGTAGACTATGTTTACAAAACCATACATCGTTATGTTTTAAAAGACGATATCTATATAGGCCTAAAGCCATTGATTGCAGAAGAAACTGCAACAAGTTATATTTTTCCTGAATTAAGTTTTTTAGTTGGCGAAATTTTTGAAGAGTAG
- a CDS encoding YraN family protein: MADHNELGKKGEKLAIDFLIKNEYKILEKNYRYLKAEVDIIAKKGAVLAVVEVKTRSTDYFGDPQDFITPKKIKLLLSAVDYYVVQRDLDVEVRFDIIAIIHQKNETKIDHLKDAFLHF, encoded by the coding sequence ATGGCAGATCACAATGAACTTGGTAAAAAAGGAGAAAAATTAGCTATCGACTTTTTAATTAAAAACGAGTATAAAATCTTAGAAAAAAACTATCGATATTTAAAAGCAGAAGTAGATATTATTGCGAAAAAAGGAGCGGTTTTAGCTGTTGTTGAAGTAAAAACACGTTCCACAGATTATTTTGGAGATCCTCAAGATTTTATCACTCCCAAAAAAATAAAACTATTACTTTCTGCTGTAGATTATTATGTGGTGCAACGCGATTTAGACGTAGAGGTTCGTTTTGATATTATTGCTATTATTCATCAAAAAAACGAAACAAAAATAGATCACTTAAAAGATGCTTTTTTGCATTTTTAA
- the metG gene encoding methionine--tRNA ligase: MKENSMNTPKRYTITAALPYTNGPIHIGHLAGVYVPADIYARYLRLKGKDVAYISGSDEHGVAIPMRAKKEGVSPQAIIDKYHGIIKKSFEDFGISFDNYSRTSAEIHHQTASDFFTKLYENGDFIEEVSAQLYDAEANQFLADRFVVGTCPKCGFEESYGDQCENCGTSHNATDLINPKSAITGNVPTVKETKHWFLPLDKHEDFLREWILEGHKKDWKPNVYGQVKSWIDDGLRPRAVTRDLDWGIPVPLKDAEGKVLYVWFDAPIGYISSTKEWAAKTGKNWEDYWKKEDTKLVHFIGKDNIVFHCIIFPSMLKAHGDYILPENVPANEFLNLEGNKLSTSKNWAVWLHEYLEEFPNQQDVLRYTLTANAPESKDNDFTWKDFQAKNNNELVAIFGNFINRVLVLTNKYYSGIVPTPNDFTETDEDVLAAMNDFPAIIGKSIERYRFREASQELMNLARLGNKYLADEEPWKVIKVDEERVKTIMFVALQISAALAVVSEPFLPFTSQKLKNNINILFCKKEKCLHWDDVSTKETLLQPGHQINKAALLFSKIEDKTIEAQIEKLQATKIANEQENKVVSPQKETIDFEDFTKLDIRIGTILEAEKVAKTKKLLKLKVDVGMDVRTIVSGIAESFSPEEIIGQQVSVLVNLAPRKIRGVESNGMILMTDTPDGKLAFVAPEKAIKNGQEIS; the protein is encoded by the coding sequence ATCAAGGAAAATTCAATGAATACTCCAAAAAGATATACAATTACAGCAGCTTTACCCTATACAAACGGCCCTATTCATATTGGTCATTTAGCAGGTGTTTATGTACCTGCAGATATTTACGCACGTTATTTACGTTTAAAAGGTAAAGATGTTGCCTACATTTCTGGTTCTGATGAGCACGGTGTTGCCATACCCATGAGAGCTAAAAAAGAAGGGGTTTCTCCGCAAGCTATTATTGATAAGTACCACGGAATTATCAAAAAATCTTTTGAAGATTTCGGAATTTCTTTTGATAATTATTCAAGAACTTCAGCCGAAATTCACCATCAAACTGCCTCTGATTTTTTTACAAAATTATATGAAAATGGAGATTTTATAGAAGAAGTATCCGCACAATTGTATGACGCCGAAGCAAATCAATTTTTGGCAGACCGCTTTGTTGTAGGAACTTGTCCGAAATGTGGCTTCGAAGAAAGCTATGGAGATCAATGTGAAAATTGTGGAACTTCTCATAATGCCACAGATTTAATCAACCCAAAATCTGCAATTACGGGCAATGTACCCACTGTTAAAGAAACAAAACACTGGTTTTTACCTTTAGACAAACACGAAGATTTTTTACGTGAATGGATTTTAGAAGGGCATAAAAAAGATTGGAAACCCAATGTATACGGACAAGTAAAAAGTTGGATTGATGATGGTTTGCGACCGAGAGCTGTAACCAGAGATTTAGACTGGGGCATTCCTGTTCCGCTAAAAGATGCCGAAGGAAAAGTGTTGTATGTTTGGTTTGATGCACCAATTGGCTATATTTCATCAACGAAAGAATGGGCAGCAAAAACAGGAAAAAACTGGGAAGATTATTGGAAAAAAGAGGACACGAAATTGGTGCATTTTATTGGGAAAGATAATATTGTTTTCCATTGTATTATTTTTCCGAGTATGCTAAAAGCACACGGCGATTATATTTTACCAGAGAATGTACCTGCTAATGAATTCTTGAATTTAGAAGGGAATAAGTTATCGACTTCTAAAAATTGGGCGGTTTGGTTGCATGAATATTTAGAAGAATTTCCAAATCAGCAAGATGTGCTGCGGTATACCTTAACGGCAAATGCGCCAGAAAGTAAAGACAACGACTTTACGTGGAAAGATTTCCAAGCCAAAAACAACAACGAATTGGTGGCTATTTTCGGTAATTTTATAAATCGTGTTTTGGTATTAACCAATAAATATTATTCAGGAATCGTGCCAACGCCAAATGACTTTACAGAAACAGATGAAGATGTGCTGGCGGCAATGAACGATTTTCCGGCAATTATTGGAAAATCAATTGAAAGATATCGTTTTAGAGAAGCGAGTCAGGAATTGATGAATTTAGCTAGACTTGGTAACAAGTATTTAGCCGATGAAGAACCTTGGAAAGTGATTAAGGTTGATGAAGAACGTGTAAAAACAATTATGTTTGTTGCTTTGCAAATTTCTGCAGCTTTAGCAGTAGTTTCAGAACCTTTTTTACCTTTTACTTCTCAAAAATTAAAAAATAACATCAATATCCTTTTCTGTAAAAAAGAAAAGTGTTTACACTGGGATGATGTCTCTACAAAAGAAACATTGCTACAACCCGGTCATCAAATAAACAAAGCAGCATTATTGTTTTCTAAAATTGAAGACAAAACCATAGAAGCTCAAATTGAAAAATTACAAGCTACTAAAATTGCCAATGAGCAAGAAAATAAAGTAGTTTCACCACAAAAAGAAACCATCGATTTTGAAGATTTCACAAAATTGGATATCCGAATTGGTACTATTTTAGAGGCAGAAAAAGTAGCGAAAACAAAGAAGCTTTTAAAACTTAAAGTTGATGTTGGTATGGATGTTAGAACCATTGTATCGGGCATTGCAGAAAGTTTTTCTCCCGAAGAAATTATTGGGCAGCAAGTTTCTGTTTTGGTGAATTTAGCTCCAAGAAAAATACGTGGTGTAGAAAGCAATGGAATGATTTTAATGACAGATACTCCTGATGGAAAATTGGCATTTGTAGCACCAGAAAAAGCGATTAAAAATGGGCAGGAGATTAGTTAA